In Flammeovirgaceae bacterium, the sequence GCCATATCAGCAACAGGTTGATTCAGCACCGCAACAAGCAGCCTTCTGTGCCTGCTTCTCTTCTTTTGTTAGCGCGGGCTTCTCTGCGTAAACCGTTATGCTGTAAATACCTGATTCGCCCGATTTGAACCGAATGAACTCTTCCTTACTAAGGTGGGCTGCCGCAATTTCATCGGGAATGGTGATCATTTTTTCCTTTTGAATTTTTACATTTTTAAAACCTGTTTCCTCAATGATATTCAGGTAATCTTTTTTAGAAATGGCTCCGGCCACACAGCCGGCATACATCTCCGCACTTTTTCTGAGGCCTTCGGGTAATTCGCCACGCAGCACAATGTCGGAGACACTGAAATGACCACCCGGTTTCAACACCCGGAATGTTTCGGCAAAGGCTTTTTGTTTGTCGGGTACCAGGTTAAGTACGCAATTGCTTACCACAACATCCGCAACGTTGGCTGTTACCGGCAGGTTTTCAATATCTCCCAGCCGGAACTCCACATTATTGTAGCCGAGTTTTTCAGCGTTTGCCCGTGCTTTACCTATCATTTTTTCGGTTAAGTCAACGCCAATCACTTTTCCTCTTTCTCCGGTTATGCTTCTGGCAACAAACGCATCGTTCCCGGCACCTGAACCTAAATCAATAACGGTATCGCCTTCCTTGATTAGTGCAAACTCGGTAGGAAGTCCGCAACCAAGCCCTAAATCGGCTTCAGCGACATACCCCTTGAGTTTCGAATAATCATCGGCCATAACAACGTAGTCACTACTGCAACCGCAGCCGGCTCCGCAACAACTTGTTGCATTCTGTTGGTAGCTCTGCTCGGCTATCTGGCCGTACTTTTCTTTTACGATTTCTTTCAGTTTTTCAGCGCTTTCGGTGGTTTTCATAGTACTGTGGTTTAATCGGTTTATTACGATGAATGAGTTTAAAATTTTTTAACAGCAGTCCTGGCCGGTATAACTTTCAAGAAAACCGGAAAGCGCTGATTTAGCCTTGTTCCAGTTTTTTTCATCGATACAATAGCACACGCTGGTGCCCGTAATGTTTCCTTTTATCAGGCCTGCATCCTTTAGTTCTTTCAGGTGTTGCGAAACCGTTGATTGTGAGAGCGGCATAACATCAACCAGATCACCACAGATACACTGGCGGGTTTGTATCAGGTGGTTCAGAATGGCAATCCGTGCCGGGTGGGCAAGGGCTTTGGCCCATGCGGCAAGCTGGTTTTCTGTTTTGGTGAATTCGTTGGCTTTGGTCAGTCCCATTCTGACTACATTTATCGTAATATTACGATAAATGTTTCAGGATTTTTGATTTTTTTAGATTTTATTTTTCAGGTAATCCAAAAGGAATGCGCTTCAAGGCGATGGTGCCGTTGCTGATAACCATGAGCACATCCTGCAGGTAGCGGATTTCTTCAAGCGGGTTGCCCGGTATCAAAATCAGGTCGGCTTCGTAGCCGGGTTGTATGCGGCCTGTGGTTTTTTCAATACCCAGTAATTCAGCTGCCACAACGGTGGCCGACTGTATGGCTTCGAAAGGGATCATGCCCATGCGCACGTAATGCTGGCATTCGAGCGAGATGCGGGAGGTAGTAGCTGCCGAGTAGCCGTTGTCGGCACCGGTAACGATTTTAACGCCAAGTTCCTTTGCTTTACGGAAAACTTTTTCAGCCTGCGGCATCATGAATTTTCCGCGCAGTTCAAGCATCGGTCCGAAATAATCGCCACCGGGCTGTGTCAGGTCTTCAAGCGTGATAAAGGTGGGCACCAGGTAAGTTCCTTTTGCTTTCATCAGTTTGAGGGTTTCCTCTGAAAGAAAAGTGCCGTGTTCAATGCTTTTAGCGCCTGCACGCACGGCAGCGCGTGCACCCTCATCGCCATGGGCATGCACCATTACAGGTACTCCGCGTTTGGCAGCTTCGTCAACAATGATCTTCAGTTGATGTTCGGTGTACACCTGTTCGCGCGGGTCGGTATCGGGCCGGCCGGCACGTTCGGTGCCGCGCGTCTTTATCACTTTGGCTCCGCGATCGATATTTACGTTTACCAGTAATTTCAATTCTCCATCGCTGCGCACTCCGTTGATTAGCGGGGCAAGCCGCACATCGGCTAAAATAGTTTCTTCAAGATTAGGTGTAACATAAACACCGGCAGGGATAATGTCGGGTCCGGCAATTTTTCCCTGGCGCGAAAGTTCCATCAGGCTTACGTCCTGAAAAGCTGATACACCTGCGGTACGCACAGTAGTAACACCGGTAGCCAGAGCACGTTTGGCTGATTCGAGGTTATCGAGGTGGGAGTGGGCATCGATCAGGCCTGGCAAGATGTAGTAGCCTTGGCAATCTATCCGTTCGTAACCAGCCGGAATGTTTTCCCCCGTCTTTCCTAGGCGTTCAATTTTACCATCTTTAATGAGTATGAGGGAGTTCGGTTGAATACGGTTGTCAGTTCCGTTAAACAGATTAGCATTTGTTAAGGCGAGGTTTTTAGGCTGCCCGAAGACAACGGATATTGCAAAAAGGAATAAACACCCTATAGTACACCTTACCGTCATTATTTACGTGTAAGTACTTTTTCCACGGCAGCCACAATGTTTTCGGGAGCAAGGCCGTACTTCTTCAGCAGTTGTGCGGGTGTTCCGCTTTCGCCAAACGAATCGTTTACGGCAACCATTTCAAGCGGGGCAGGGTAGTGGCGGCTGAGTACCTGGGCTATGCTGTCGCCAAGCCCGCCATTGATCTGATGTTCTTCGCAGCTAACCGCGCACCTTGTTTTTTGCACGGACTGCAAAACGGCTTCTACATCCAGTGGTTTAACGGTGTGGATGTTAATGACTTCGGCACGTATTCCTTTTTCTGCCAATGCAGCTTCGGCTTCAATGGCTTGCCATACCATATGGCCGCAGGCAAAAATGCTTACATCGCTTCCTTCAATCATTTTATCAGCTTTGCCAATGGTAAAGGGCCTGTTAGCTTCGGTGAATATGGGCCACGAAGGGCGGCCAAAACGCAGGTAGGCGGGGCCGTGATGATTGCCAAGGGCCAATGTAGCGGCTTTGGTTTGGTTGTAATCACACGGCACAATCACCGTCATGCCCGGCAGCATTTTCATCATGCCGATGTCTTCAAGGATTTGGTGGGTGGCGCCATCCTCACCCAGCGTAACACCTGCATGGGATGCACATATTTTTACATTCTTATGAGAATAAGCAATCGATTGACGAATCTGATCATAAACCCGACCGGTAGAAAAATTGGCAAAGGTTCCGGTAAACGGAATCTTACCGCCAATGGTCATGCCGGCAGCCAGGCCCATCATGTTGGCCTCGGCAATGCCCACCTGGAAGAAGCGCTCGGGAAATTCCTTTTTAAAGGCGTCCATTTTTAACGAGCCGGTCAGGTCAGCACAAAGGCCAACCACGTTGGGGTTTTTGCGGCCCAGTTCAAGTAATCCGGCTCCAAAGCCGGAACGGGTGTCTTTTTTTTCGGTAAAGGTGAATTTGGTCTTCGGGGGGGTAGTGGTTGCCGTGCTCATAGATAAGGCAATTATACGACACCTTTTGAAATGGTGAAATGTTTTAAGGTTTTGCAACTTTTAACATTGAATTTTATGTATAGTAAAAATAATTAATTATCTTAGTATAATTTTTGTATATACTTAAAACTTTAATTAAAACATCTAAATTGTATACCCTTA encodes:
- a CDS encoding arsenite methyltransferase → MKTTESAEKLKEIVKEKYGQIAEQSYQQNATSCCGAGCGCSSDYVVMADDYSKLKGYVAEADLGLGCGLPTEFALIKEGDTVIDLGSGAGNDAFVARSITGERGKVIGVDLTEKMIGKARANAEKLGYNNVEFRLGDIENLPVTANVADVVVSNCVLNLVPDKQKAFAETFRVLKPGGHFSVSDIVLRGELPEGLRKSAEMYAGCVAGAISKKDYLNIIEETGFKNVKIQKEKMITIPDEIAAAHLSKEEFIRFKSGESGIYSITVYAEKPALTKEEKQAQKAACCGAESTCC
- a CDS encoding winged helix-turn-helix transcriptional regulator — protein: MGLTKANEFTKTENQLAAWAKALAHPARIAILNHLIQTRQCICGDLVDVMPLSQSTVSQHLKELKDAGLIKGNITGTSVCYCIDEKNWNKAKSALSGFLESYTGQDCC
- a CDS encoding amidohydrolase family protein, translated to MTVRCTIGCLFLFAISVVFGQPKNLALTNANLFNGTDNRIQPNSLILIKDGKIERLGKTGENIPAGYERIDCQGYYILPGLIDAHSHLDNLESAKRALATGVTTVRTAGVSAFQDVSLMELSRQGKIAGPDIIPAGVYVTPNLEETILADVRLAPLINGVRSDGELKLLVNVNIDRGAKVIKTRGTERAGRPDTDPREQVYTEHQLKIIVDEAAKRGVPVMVHAHGDEGARAAVRAGAKSIEHGTFLSEETLKLMKAKGTYLVPTFITLEDLTQPGGDYFGPMLELRGKFMMPQAEKVFRKAKELGVKIVTGADNGYSAATTSRISLECQHYVRMGMIPFEAIQSATVVAAELLGIEKTTGRIQPGYEADLILIPGNPLEEIRYLQDVLMVISNGTIALKRIPFGLPEK
- a CDS encoding transketolase family protein, with the protein product MSTATTTPPKTKFTFTEKKDTRSGFGAGLLELGRKNPNVVGLCADLTGSLKMDAFKKEFPERFFQVGIAEANMMGLAAGMTIGGKIPFTGTFANFSTGRVYDQIRQSIAYSHKNVKICASHAGVTLGEDGATHQILEDIGMMKMLPGMTVIVPCDYNQTKAATLALGNHHGPAYLRFGRPSWPIFTEANRPFTIGKADKMIEGSDVSIFACGHMVWQAIEAEAALAEKGIRAEVINIHTVKPLDVEAVLQSVQKTRCAVSCEEHQINGGLGDSIAQVLSRHYPAPLEMVAVNDSFGESGTPAQLLKKYGLAPENIVAAVEKVLTRK